In the Cheilinus undulatus linkage group 19, ASM1832078v1, whole genome shotgun sequence genome, one interval contains:
- the LOC121527234 gene encoding suppressor of cytokine signaling 6, translated as MKKISLKTIRKSLSIKGKEEGDFVMLQQPSVTTEFSKEESLFGGCYTKELSGCDLGSEEDKGGQKGRSKSESLMGSLKRRLSAKQKAKVKGSSSAIGSVDDDDTFSSSSVPISFNEVKAQRPLRSSSLRSHHYSPSPWPLRSVNSDEACIKMEVKVKAMVHSPSPSPNLNGVRKEFHDFQMEGLFQDQAESLKNFQQPQNGELLLNIDENDVPDVLGLTPQDYIQYTMPLDEGMYPEGSHSCCLDSSSPMEVGTEADNASLHTDQGQEEHELVSGLPPDLFMETSVNSLLIGSAGVMLQSSRVEIPPPLSPLLPPITSNGHIPRTFSGFSSSDSQVAERVRHHLNFDPNSAPGVSRVYDSVQSSGPMVVTSLTEELKKLARQGWYWGPITRWEAEEKLVNLADGSFLVRDSSDDRYLLSLSFRSQSKTLHTRIEHSNGRFSFYEQPDVEGHTSIVDLIEHSIKDSENGAFCYSRSRLPGSATYPVRLTNPVSRFMQVRSLQYLCRFVIRQYTRIDLIQKLPLPNKMKDYLQEKHY; from the coding sequence ATGAAGAAAATAAGCCTTAAGACCATCCGAAAATCCCTCAGTATAAAGGGCAAAGAGGAGGGTGACTTTGTCATGCTCCAGCAGCCCTCAGTGACGACAGAGTTTTCAAAGGAAGAGTCACTTTTTGGGGGCTGCTACACCAAAGAGCTTTCTGGCTGTGACCTCGGCAGTGAGGAGGACAAGGGGGGGCAGAAGGGGCGCTCAAAGAGCGAGAGCCTTATGGGATCGCTCAAGAGAAGGTTGTCTGCCAAGCAGAAAGCAAAAGTGAAAGGCAGCTCCTCGGCCATAGGCTCAGTGGATGATGATGACACCTTCTCATCCTCGTCTGTGCCCATCAGCTTCAACGAGGTGAAAGCCCAGAGACCCCTTAGATCTTCATCTCTACGTAGTCACCATTACAGCCCCTCGCCATGGCCTCTTCGTTCTGTCAATTCTGATGAGGCTTGTATCAAGATGGAGGTAAAAGTTAAAGCCATGGTTCACTCACCAAGCCCCAGTCCCAACTTAAACGGTGTCCGGAAAGAATTTCATGATTTCCAGATGGAAGGGCTCTTTCAGGACCAAGCAGAATCCTTAAAGAATTTCCAGCAGCCACAAAACGGTGAGCTGCTTCTAAATATAGATGAAAATGATGTGCCTGACGTGCTGGGGTTGACTCCCCAGGACTACATCCAGTACACAATGCCTTTAGATGAGGGAATGTATCCAGAAGGGTCCCACTCCTGCTGCCTGGACAGCTCCTCTCCTATGGAGGTGGGGACTGAAGCAGACAATGCGTCCCTCCACACAGACCAGGGACAGGAGGAGCATGAACTGGTTAGTGGGCTGCCTCCGGATCTCTTCATGGAAACCTCAGTTAATAGTCTCCTCATCGGTTCTGCTGGTGTGATGCTCCAAAGCTCCAGAGTGGAGATCCCGCCTccactctctcctctcctgccgCCCATAACAAGTAACGGACATATTCCCAGGACTTTTTCAGGGTTCAGCTCTTCAGACAGCCAGGTAGCCGAGAGGGTAAGACACCACCTCAACTTCGACCCAAACTCAGCTCCAGGGGTTAGTCGGGTATACGACTCAGTCCAGAGCAGTGGGCCCATGGTTGTCACCAGCCTGACAGAGGAGCTGAAGAAACTGGCAAGGCAGGGCTGGTACTGGGGCCCCATCACTCGCTGGGAGGCGGAGGAGAAGCTGGTTAACTTGGCTGACGGCTCATTCCTTGTGAGAGATAGCTCAGATGACAGGTACCTGCTCAGCCTGAGTTTCAGATCACAGAGCAAAACCCTGCACACCCGCATCGAACACTCCAACGGACGCTTTAGCTTCTATGAGCAGCCTGATGTGGAGGGACACACGTCCATTGTTGATCTAATCGAACACTCTATCAAAGACTCAGAGAATGGAGCTTTCTGCTATTCCAGGTCTCGCTTACCAGGGTCTGCAACCTACCCTGTCAGACTAACCAACCCAGTGTCTCGGTTTATGCAAGTGCGCTCCCTGCAGTACCTTTGTCGCTTTGTCATCAGACAGTACACAAGAATAGACCTGATCCAGAAACTGCCCTTACCTAACAAGATGAAAGATTATTTGCAGGAGAAGCACTACTGA